In the genome of Mesotoga sp. UBA6090, the window AGTGCAGTGGTGACCTTTTCGGACAATAGCGTCTATTATTTTTTGGGAAACGATCTTCTTGACGGATTGCCTTTAGACACTAGAGAGAATAAACTCAGGTTTCTGTCCGAGTATCTTTCTCGTGATATTGACTATGTAGTTGAGTTTCTACGAGATATGAACGAAGATCCTTATTCAGATTTCTATGAAAGGTTGAATATGGAGGTCATCGGTCTCTACGGCCATTCCGGAGGTGGGTCCGTCGCCATACGGTATGCGCTCTCAAACAAAGAAGTTCCGATGGTCTTGGCCGATCCTACCCTTGAAGGTTTTACCATTCAGGAATTGGTTTCAGCGCTTTCAAATCCAGTATTGTTGATGACTTCAAGTGAATGGGAATCCGGTGTCAATGGCGAGTTCCTTTCAATGATTCTGGAAGACTCTGTAAAATTGAACTACAACCTACGCATAAATGGCATGAGACATGTCGACTTCGCAATGGTCAGAAATCTCTCTCCATTAACCTACTTCTTCGGCGAGACAGGAAGGTTCATGAACAAAAAAGATGCGATTAATTATCTGGACAGTGATGTGAAGTTCTTCTTTGATAGTATTTTTTTCGGTAGAAGCATTGAAGCACTTTTCAAGCTCTCGGATTCCGTGCCCGAATTCTCTTTAAGCAAGTATTAGTTTCTTCCAGTGAAGTCAGATTTTCTATTGATAATCAGTTCGGCCATCTTGAAGTCGAGAGGAGTAGTTATCTTTGGGTTAGGAACGATCGAGTCGACAGTAACCACACTGCCGCCAAACCCTATGAACAGTTGCGCATCATCAGTTGAGCTTTGAATTCCATCTGCGACTGCTCTTCTGTGTGCCTGAAGGATTCCATGAAACGTGAAGGTCTGTGGGGTCTCTGCCCGTCTGAGATTACTTCTATTCGGAACGTCGACCACTACTCCATCTTGCACCAGATATACTGTATCTGTTGCTTTTTCAGTTACTACGACTCCCGTTCCAGGAGTGACAAGTCTAAGGATTTCCGGAATCTGCTTGTTCGAAAAGAAAGGTCTTGCTGCATCGTGTATCATCACTATCTCTGGTTTGATTGTATCGCAGAACAAAAGCCCGTTGTAAACAGACTCTTGCCTTGTCTCTCCTCCAGATACGACACTTACTGAGTCAATTCCTCTTTCCTCGAGAATCTTCCTCGCCTGGCCTAACCAGTCCTTCTGAATGACCAGTACAATGAAATCAACATAAGCAGATCCGTGAAATATTTCCACGGATCTCACAAATATCTCTTTTCCTGCAAGAGACATAAACTGTTTTGGAAGGGAGCAATGCATTCTCAGCCCCCAACCACCCGCCACTATGAGTGCCCCTGTTTTCATCTGAGTAAATGAACCAGAAGTCCGCTGCGCAGTTTTGGCTCGAACCAGGTCGATTTTGGAGGCATTATCCTTCCCTGATCGGCGACAGCCAATAGTTCCTCCATCGAAGTGGGGAACATCGAAAACGCAACCGCCCAGCCGTTTGCAATTCTGTTTTCAAGAGCCTTCAGGCCCCTAATTCCGCCGACGAAATCGATCCTTGAATCCTTTCTAGGATTATCGATCCCAAGAAGAGGGCTCAGAAGGTTCTTCTGAAGTATATCGACATCCAGGCTGGAGACGGGGTCCTTCGCGTCAAACGTGCCTTCTCTTGCGGTGAGTTTGTACCACTTTCCCAAAAGGCACATTCCGAAGTCGTGTCTCTTCAAAGGCCTGAAAGGACTCTCCGGAGCATCTTCAACTTCAAAGGCACGACTGACTCTCTCTAAGAATTCCGACTCGGACAGACCATTCAGATCCTGAACTACTCTGTTATAGTCCATTATCTTAAGATGAGAGTGGGGAAACGCTACTGCCATGAAGAAGTTGTACTCTTCATCTCCCGTATGCCCCGGGTTAGATTCCTTCAGAACCTCCCTCACTCTGGAAGAAGATGCTGCACGATGGTGACCATCGGCAATATACATGCACTCGACTTCTTCAAATGCACTCCTCAGCTCCGCCACCTTTTCCTTTTCCTTAACGGCATACAGTCTATGTTCAACATCGTTTTCATCTATGACTCGCATCGACAGAGGCAATTGCTTGCAGTACTCCTGCAAAAGAGTATCAAGCTTGTCATTTGCTCTAAATGTGAGGAAGACCATTCCCGTATTTACATTGACAGTTCTTATATGCTTTTCCCTGTCTTCTTCTTTATCCTGTCTTGTGAGTTCATGCTTCTTAATTAGATCTTTCTGATACTCTTCCACACTAGCTCCACCGACTACTCCGATCTGAACATGATCTTTCATCTTCTGCCAGTAAACGTAATAAATCGGTTCCTCTTCCTGTACGAGGATTCCATCATGTAGCATTCTTTCGAAATTCTCTTTAGCCTTCATATATACCGACTCGGCATAATGATTTGATTCCATGGGAAGATCAATCTCAGCTCTGATGACATGGACGAAACTCTCAGGGCTTCTCCCAATCTCTCTGGCTTCTTCAAATGATATGACATCATAAGGCGGGCAGTTGACCTTTTGCTCCATTCCCTCAGCAGGTCTCACTGCTCTAAAAGGTCTGAAATCAGACAAGCTCTATCCCTCCTCAACAAATCGTGTATAGTAATCTCTCTGGAGATCAAATATCTCTTCTCCTTCATCATCGTATCCATGGTGGGTATAACCTAGTACATGAAGCACACCGTGTATCAAGATATAGTAGAGTTCTTCTTCAAAGGAGTTCTCAAACTCGGCAGCCTGTTCGGAGATTCTGTCGAGCGAAATTACCATATCACCAATCGTCTCTTCTTCCAAACCATACTGAAAAGAAAGAACGTCTGTTGGTTCATCTTTGTGCCTAAATTCCTTGTTTATGCTTTCAATTTCGGAATCATCCGTAAGCAGAATGTTCAGTGTTCCAATATCTCTGTCTCCAAGTTCTGCCCTAATCACCTTATCTACAATACTAGCTAATTTGCTCTCTTCTATCTTCTTCCGTGTGTTGTTTTGAATCAGAATCTCCACTGATCGACACCACCTTTTCAGTAGTCTCTTTCGGATACTCGATTCTCTGTTGATTCATGCTCATCAGAACTCTGGTGAAGGCTTCAATGATCTTCTCCAGATCATCCAGATCAAGACCACTCTGGTCAAGTTGTCTTTCATTGTAGATACCGTTGACAACCTCTTCGACCAGCTCCTGGGTTTTTGCGGGAGTAGGCTTCTTTATGCTCTTGAACGCCGCCTCTACCGAATCGGCCAGCATGATTATTCCAGACTCTTTAAACTGGGGCTTTGGACCAGGGTACCTGAAATCGTCGCTCCGCTCTTCCTGACCCAATGTCTTTGCCTTGTGAA includes:
- a CDS encoding IspD/TarI family cytidylyltransferase; this translates as MKTGALIVAGGWGLRMHCSLPKQFMSLAGKEIFVRSVEIFHGSAYVDFIVLVIQKDWLGQARKILEERGIDSVSVVSGGETRQESVYNGLLFCDTIKPEIVMIHDAARPFFSNKQIPEILRLVTPGTGVVVTEKATDTVYLVQDGVVVDVPNRSNLRRAETPQTFTFHGILQAHRRAVADGIQSSTDDAQLFIGFGGSVVTVDSIVPNPKITTPLDFKMAELIINRKSDFTGRN
- a CDS encoding DUF1015 domain-containing protein, with protein sequence MSDFRPFRAVRPAEGMEQKVNCPPYDVISFEEAREIGRSPESFVHVIRAEIDLPMESNHYAESVYMKAKENFERMLHDGILVQEEEPIYYVYWQKMKDHVQIGVVGGASVEEYQKDLIKKHELTRQDKEEDREKHIRTVNVNTGMVFLTFRANDKLDTLLQEYCKQLPLSMRVIDENDVEHRLYAVKEKEKVAELRSAFEEVECMYIADGHHRAASSSRVREVLKESNPGHTGDEEYNFFMAVAFPHSHLKIMDYNRVVQDLNGLSESEFLERVSRAFEVEDAPESPFRPLKRHDFGMCLLGKWYKLTAREGTFDAKDPVSSLDVDILQKNLLSPLLGIDNPRKDSRIDFVGGIRGLKALENRIANGWAVAFSMFPTSMEELLAVADQGRIMPPKSTWFEPKLRSGLLVHLLR
- the ybeY gene encoding rRNA maturation RNase YbeY; the protein is MEILIQNNTRKKIEESKLASIVDKVIRAELGDRDIGTLNILLTDDSEIESINKEFRHKDEPTDVLSFQYGLEEETIGDMVISLDRISEQAAEFENSFEEELYYILIHGVLHVLGYTHHGYDDEGEEIFDLQRDYYTRFVEEG